In the Oryza glaberrima chromosome 6, OglaRS2, whole genome shotgun sequence genome, one interval contains:
- the LOC127776994 gene encoding uncharacterized protein LOC127776994 codes for MSGNRGGGNQGHGGGNPRGRGAGRGGSGQGGGRGRGNGRGGADNRPTCQVCHKKGHVAADCWHRYDENYVPDEKLGGAATHAYGVDTNWYVDTGATDHITGQLDKLTTREKYKGTDQIHTASVEDDTEADASNSNAEINAEQPDGTHPGASTGVHTAETEVAEESPSRTDQWRAMQAPEQPATATEPAAATSSADLNQEFALKDLGDLHFFLGIEIGQAVLMTEDPLEDLLFL; via the exons ATGAGTGGAAACCGTGGCGGTGGAAATCAGGGACATGGTGGCGGCAAcccccgcggccgcggcgctggACGCGGCGGCAGTGGCCAAGGTGGTGGGCGCGGCCGTGGCaatggacgcggcggcgctgatAACAGACCCACCTGCCAAGTCTGTCACAAGAAAGGGCATGTGGCGGCGGACTGCTGGCACCGCTACGACGAGAACTACGTCCCCGATGAGAAGCTAGGAGGCGCTGCGACGCACGCTTACGGTGTTGACACCAATTGGTATGTTGACACCGGGGCAACCGACCACATCACCGGGCAGCTAGACAAGCTGACCACACGGGAGAAGTACAAGGGCACCGACCAAATCCACACAGCTAGTGTTGAAG ATGACACTGAGGCAGATGCTAGCAACAGCAATGCAGAGATTAACGCAGAACAACCTGATGGAACTCATCCTGGTGCATCAACCGGGGTACACACAGCAGAAACAGAAGTGGCGGAAGAATCGCCGTCTCGTACTGATCAGTGGCGCGCCATGCAGGCCCCCGAGCAACCTGCGACCGCCACCGAACCAGCAGCCGCCACGTCGTCGGCT GATTTGAATCAGGAGTTTGCactgaaggatttgggagatcTTCACTTCTTCCTAGGAATTGAG ATTGGGCAGGCTGTCTTGATGACAGAAGATCCACTGGAGGATTTGCTGTTTTTGTAG
- the LOC127776065 gene encoding ent-sandaracopimaradiene 3-hydroxylase, producing MESMLVAGAGAAAVAAVGGLVAAAALADKLVAAPPPRKNRANPPPAVPGLPIIGNLHQLKEKKPHQTFAKWSETYGPIYTIKTGASPVVVLNSTEVAKEAMIDKFSSISTRKLPKAMSVLTRKSMVAISDYGDYQKMAKRNIMIGMLGFNAQKQFRGTRERMISNVLSTLHKLVSLDPHSPLNFRDVYINELFSLSLIQSLGEDVSSVYVEEFGREISKDEIFDVLVHEMMMCAVEADWRDYFPYLSWLPNKSFDTIVSTTEFRRDAVMNALIKKQKERIARGEARASYIDFLLEAERSAQLTDDQLMLLLSESILAAADTVLVTTEWTMYEIAKNPDKQELLYQEIREACGGEAVTEDDLPRLPYLNAVFHETLRLHSPVPVLPPRFVHDDTTLAGYDVAAGTQMMINVYACHMDEKVWESPGEWSPERFLGEGFEVADRYKTMAFGAGRRTCAGSLQAMNIACVAVARLVQELEWRLREGDGDKEDTMQFTALKLDPLHVHLKPRGRM from the exons CTGTTCCTGGTTTACCCATTATTGGAAATCTACATCAattgaaagaaaagaagccTCATCAGACGTTTGCAAAATGGTCTGAAACTTATGGACCAATCTACACTATAAAGACCGGAGCTTCTCCAGTGGTTGTGCTCAATTCGACTGAAGTAGCCAAGGAG GCGATGATTGACAAATTCTCATCCATATCTACTCGAAAGCTACCAAAAGCAATGTCTGTGCTAACTCGTAAAAGTATGGTCGCAATCAGCGACTATGGTGACTACCAAAAGATGGCGAAGCGTAATATTATGATTGGCATGTTAGGTTTTAATGCACAG AAACAGTTTCGCGGTACAAGAGAAAGGATGATCAGTAACGTGTTAAGCACTTTGCATAAGTTGGTTTCTCTTGACCCACATTCCCCTCTGAACTTCAGGGATGTTTACATTAATGAGCTGTTCAGCTTGTCCTTGATCCAG AGTTTAGGTGAGGATGTGAGTTCAGTTTATGTGGAAGAGTTTGGGAGGGAGATATCCAAGGACGAAATCTTTGATGTCCTTGTGCATGAGATGATGATGTGTGCAGTTGAGGCTGACTGGAGGGACTACTTCCCCTACCTCAGCTGGCTTCCAAACAAGAGCTTCGACACAATAGTGTCTACTACAGAATTCAGACGAGATGCTGTCATGAATGCATTGATCAAGAAGCAGAAGGAGAGGATTGCACGCGGAGAG GCAAGGGCATCCTACATTGACTTCTTGCTGGAAGCTGAGAGGAGTGCACAGCTGACAGATGACCAACTGATGCTGCTGCTATCGGAGTCCATCCTGGCTGCAGCTGATACTGTCCTGGTGACCACCGAATGGACCATGTATGAGATTGCCAAGAACCCTGACAAACAG GAGCTACTCTACCAAGAGATCCGagaggcgtgcggcggcgaggcggtgaccGAGGACGACTTGCCGCGGCTGCCGTACCTCAACGCCGTGTTCCACGAGACGCTGCGGCTGCACTCCCCGGTGCCGGTGCTGCCCCCGAGGTTCGTCCACGACGACACCACGCTCGCCGGCTACGACGTCGCGGCGGGCACCCAGATGATGATCAACGTGTACGCGTGCCACATGGACGAGAAGGTGTGGGAGTCGCCGGGGGAGTGGTCGCCGGAGAGGTTCCTCGGCGAGGGGTTCGAGGTGGCGGACAGGTACAAGACGATGGCGTTCGGCGCCGGGAGGAGGACCTGCGCGGGGAGCCTGCAGGCGATGAACATCGCGTGCGTCGCCGTGGCGCGCCTCGTGCAGGAGCTCGAGTGGAGGCTGAGGGAGGGCGACGGGGACAAGGAGGACACCATGCAGTTCACCGCCTTGAAGCTTGACCCGCTGCATGTCCACCTCAAGCCCAGAGGAAGGATGTGA